CCGATACGCAATAATAAAAGCTTGCTGAATCTCATCTTTGAGCAAGAGCGGCTGAGTCACTGGGCTGACAACATCACGAGTCATGGCACGAGTCATAGTCAGAATTACGCTCTCAGTTCTGGATGGCAAACCTTTAGACGCAATTCATGAGAAAAGGAGCGGGGTTAGACTTGCCCTAAAAAACCAACGCTGCAAAAACGACCCCTCATGGGAGGATGGTCAGCGGGTCGTTTGCATGGCCTGATCATGAAGCATTTCCTGGATCTGTTACCTGGATTTTATGAGCAAATTTGTCTCCAGTCTCCAATCTCTGGTCGGCGCTGAGCAACTCTCGGTTTGGGAAAGGGTCGCGCCAGCACTGAAGGCGCAACTGTCTCAGGCGATCGCCCCTGGTGGCATACCCGAATGCATTGTGGAGCCAGATTCGCCCGCCCAACTTGCCGCTGTGGTGAAAGAATTGCACGCGCAAAAAGGGCGATCGCTCCCCTTTGGCACAGGCACCAAGCTGCACTGGGGCGGCGTATCAGACAGCATACAGGTCGGCATCAGCACGGCCCGGATGAACCAGCTCATCGACCATGCAGCCGGGGATCTCACGGTCACCGCGCAGGCCGGAATGCGGCTGGCCGACTTGCAAGCACACCTGGCTCGACAAAACCAGTTTTTGCCGCTCAACCCGTCCTACGGCGACGCAGCCACCCTCGGCGGCATCATTGCCACTGCCGATAGCGGCTCCCTGCGCCATCGCTACGGCGGCGTGCGAGATTTGCTAATCGGCGTGACCTTGGTGCGGGCGGATGGCGAAATCGCCAGGGCCGGCGGGCGCGTGGTGAAAAACGTGGCAGGCTATGACCTGATGAAGCTATTCACCGGGTCCTGGGGCACGCTGGGCATCCTTACAGAAGTCACCTTTCGCGTCTATCCCTTGCCCGAAGCCTCGAAAACGCTGGTGCTGGCAGGAGAACGAGAGGCGATCGCCCGCGTCACCCAGGCACTCCTCTCCTCAGCGCTTGCCCCAGTTGCAGTGGAACTGGTTGCCCCAGCCGCCATGCAGCACCTCGGTCATGCAGGGCTGGGGCTAGTGGTGCAGTTTCAGGGTCTTGCCGTTTCGCTAGATGCCCAGGCAGCCCAGTTCCGCCAGTTTGCCCAGTCCGCCGCTCTCGTCGAGTCCACCTACACCGACGCTGCTGAAGCATCCTTGTGGCAAACATTGCAAGCCCTGTGGGAGACTACTCCTTCCCTCACCTGCAAAATCGGAGTCTTGCCCAATCAGGCCGCCGCAACCCTGGAAAAAATTGCCGACCAGTTCCCCTCGCTGTCCTACGGCACGATTCACGCAGGCAGCGGTTTGGGGCTGCTCCGGTTCGCTGACCCGCCCAGCACGAGCCACCTGCTCGATCTGCGCCGTCTCTGCGAAGCCCAGGGTGGCTTCCTCTCCCTCCTGGCCGCCCCCGTTGACCTGAAACAGCAGATTGACGGGTGGGGCTATCCCGGCAACGCCCTTGGGCTGATGCGCGGCATTAAGCAGCAGTTTGATCCAGACAGGCTGCTGAGTCCGGGGCGGTTTGTCGGCGGTATTTGATTTCTCACAACCTTAGGACGCTCTCTTCTCCACCTCTACAGGCAGCGCATACTGCCGCTTGCCAGCCTGCTTAGCCTGATACATGGCCAGGTCTGCTTGCTTGAGCAGGGTTTCGGGGTCGTCGCCGTGGGTGGGATAGAGGCTGATGCCGATGCTCGTGGTGACAGGAATCGACTCACCTTCTAGCGCAAAGCTTTGGGATAGCGTATCGAGAATCTTTTCGGCAACGCGGGTCACGTCTTGCACATGGGGAATGGCCGGCAGCAGCACCACAAATTCGTCGCCGCCAAAGCGGGCTACGGTGTCGCTATTCCGCAGGCAGCGGGAGAGGCGCTGGGCTACGGCTTTGAGCAGCAGATTGCCCATTGCGTGGCCGTAGGTGTCGTTGATGTGCTTAAAGCCGTCCAGATCCAGGAACAGCACCGCAACAAGCTGGTCGTGTTCTTGCGCCCAGAGGAGCGATTGCAAGAGGCGATCGCACAATAGCTGGCGATTAGGCAATCCCGTCAGGCTGTCGTGGTAGGCCAGGTGTTGCAGGTGGTATTGCGCCTGTTTTAGCTCAGCGTTGGAGCGCACCAATTCCGCAGCGGTGCGGCGCAGTTCTTCTTCCATCTGCTTGCGCTGGGTGATGTCGCGAATCACGCCCACCAGGAAGGTGTTGCCCGCAGCGTCTTTGTGGAGCGATCGCTTGGTTGCCGTCAGATAATGCGCTCCATCGGCGCTGGTAAATTCTTCCTCGCTCTCGCTGTCCAACCCTGTTTCAAACACGCTCTCATCATGCTGCCGCAGGAAATTGGCCTGATGGGGCGGGAAAATGTCGTGGTCGGTTTTGTCGAGCAGTGTTTCGAGCGGATAGCCCACAAAGCGGCAGAAGGCTTCGTTTAGCACAATCCACCGTCCCTGCCGATCTTTGACAAACACCGGATCGGGAATCATATGAATGACCGAGCTGAGAAACTCTTTGGATTTTTTGAGTTCCTCTTTGAGGTAGGCAATGTAGCTCGTAATCACGCCGCTAGACCCAACCAGCGCCAGCAGCGGCGGCACTAGCGGAATCCACCACCCCTGAAGAAATGCCAGGTAGCAACTCCCTAACAGAAGGCTGCTGCTTCCCAGTAAGGAAATGGCCAGCTTTGCCGGGTGGCGAAATCGCCAGCTTACAACCGCACCCACCAGCGACCAGCCCAAAATCCAGATCCATTCCACCGGAGAGATCCAGACCTGCAAGGGCGATCGCCCATACAGCGCCGCATCCAGCAGTTGGCTGATGAAGTTGGCGTGGAGCGCTACTCCAGGAATGCGCTGCACGGTGCCGTTCATTTCCCGGCTGTAGGAGTTGAAAAAGAAATCATTCAGGCTTTCGGCAGTGGAGCCAATCAAAACGATGCGATCGCGCATCAGCGCCGGATCGACCTCGCCGTTTAGCACTTCAGTCAGCGACACTGTGCGGTAGCCAGAACTGCGCGTGTTCGCCAGAATTTGATAACCGCCATCGTCTGCCCGCACATAGCCGCCATCGTTGCGACCCAGTCGCCGCAACACCGACTGCCCCAACTTCACCTCGGCAGGATTGTCAGGCGCGGGTTGGGTGCTGATGCCCCAGTCTTGCAGGTACAAAAGCGCCAGCTTCAGAGCAAAACTGCGGCGCAGTTCGCCGTTTACACCCCAATACAAAATTACCCGCCGCACCCGGTTGTCGCTATCGGTCACGACATTGTTAAAGCCGACTTGACCCGCTTGCTTCAGCAGTTTGGGCGGCTCTACACCCGGACTCGTCGAGTCGGGGATTTTCTCAATGCCAATGAGATTTGGCGTGGTGCGAAATACCGCCTTAAGTTCGTCGCCGCCCTCGCCCACCGAAAATTCGCGGTAGATGTCCAGCCCAATGGCGCGGGGCTGGTAGGATTTAATTTTTTGGAGCAAATCCGCCATCACCCGATCGGAAATGGGCCAGTCGCGCAGGTTTTGAATGTCAATGTCATTAATACCGACGATGACGATGCGCTCATCCATAGGATCTGCTGGACGCAGGCGAAAGGCGCGATCCAGCGCTGCCAGTTCCAAAAATTGCAGCCCACCCAGCCAGCGCAGCCCCAATACGCCGCATGTCACGGCGATCGCCGTCAGCCAGATACGCCGCTCTCGCCACAGCCGATGGCTGCTCTGCTGGAGACTAGACAACGATTTTGACTTCAGACGGTTTGCTTGACGCAGCAACATTGCACTTAGATCAGCAGATGGGGCAGAATGCAGGCTGATTGAGGGGGATGCACCGTTTCAGACTTTAAAGTGCCCTGCGATCCCCTGGAAATCGCCAGAATTTTGGTAAAAAATTTGTCAGCATTCGCAGAAAAATGTGAAGGAGTAATGAAGGGCGATCGCCCCCTTGACGAATCAACAGCTATACTGCTTGCCTGCGAGACGATCTCATCACTGGTTTCCCGCGCTAATCTAAGCAATAGACTGGACGAGCCTGAAGACATTTCGGGTCAGGCAAGGGCGTGGAAACTACGGACACGGCCTGCCGCCAATCTGTGCCAATGGCGTTCGCCGGCCTCCGTATCAACCCATACGGACTTTATCTGTGCGTAGCGTAGGGCTGCCTTGCGGAATTTGCCCCCCAATCTGCCTTGCCAATGGGTTTCCCTGATCTATTTTTCAGATTTGAGCTTCTAGACTTGCCCTCCAAGCTGCGATCGCTCGTCTTGTTGGCAACGGTCTGGCAGAGCGTCAGCACAAGGGATACAGAGCGCCAGCAGAGCGTCAGCAGGGGGATGCCAGGTGGGGCGATCGCAAGGGGTGCATCCCACTTTTGTAGCCCTCACCCTAAAGTCCTATCCCAAAGCGGCAGAGGGACATCCAATCCGGCTCCCCTGCTCCCGCTTTGGGAGCAGGGGCTGGGGGATGAAGGCAAACTTGCAGAACTAGGATGCGCCCGATTGCAAGCGCTTCTGCTCCTCCCATTTACCTCCTCCCACTGCTTCCTCCCATTGCCACGTCAGATGCCATCCTGATAGTCTGTCTCGAATTGAATTTGCCTCAAATTTGCCTCAAATTTGCCCCGTCCTTATCCAGTCCCGATTCCCTCACACCCTCGTCGTTGCATTTTCCAGGTTGATTGCATGTCTCAGTCCTCTCGCCGCACGATCCATCAGTCTGTCTACCAATCTGTCTACGCCACCGCTCTAGATAATAATGGCTACCGATCTTTCGAGTTGCCCGGTGCCCGCCCCCACTACAACCCCGATCGCCCCGGTCAGGTCGAGCATATTGCCCTAGATCTGGATCTAGACCTCGCCCACCAGCGCTACAGCGGCACCTGCGCCATTCGGCTCAACCCGGTGCGAAACGGCATTGAGCGGCTGACGCTGGATGCGGTCAAGCTAGACATTCATTCCGTCAAAGCAGGCAAGCACAAGCTGCACTTTGACTACGACGGCGAACAACTCCAGGTTTCTCTCAAAGACCCCACCCGCTCTGGCAAACCCATCACGCTAGAAATCACCTACAGCAACGACCACCCCCAGCGCGGACTCTACTTCATCGCACCCGACCAGCACTACCCCCAAAAGCCCGTGCAGGTGTGGACTCAGGGCGAAGACGAAGACTCGCGCTTCTGGTTTCCCTGTTTCGACTATCCAGGGCAACTCGCCACTAGCGAAATTCGCGTGCGTGTACCAAAACACCTGTTGGCAATTTCCAACGGCGAACTGCTGGAGACCATCGAAGATGGAAACAGCAAGATCTACCACTGGTTCCAAAAAGAGGTGCATCCCACCTACCTGATGACGCTGGCGGTGGGTGACTTTGCCGAATTGCGCGACGAGTGGCACGGCAAACCCGTCACCTATTACGTAGAAAAAGGACGGGAGGACGATGCCCGCCGCAGCATGGGCAAAACGCCCCAAATGATCGAGTTCTTTAGCCAGACCTTCGGCTATGCCTACCCCTTTCCCAAATACGCCCAAGTCTGTGTCGATGACTTCATCTTTGGCGGGATGGAAAATACATCCACCACGCTGCTGACCGATCGCTGCCTGATCGACGAACGCGCCGCCCTAGACAACCGCAGCACCGAGGCGCTTGTGGCGCACGAACTGGCCCACCAGTGGTTTGGAGATTTGGTGGTGATTAAGCACTGGAGCCACGCCTGGATCAAAGAGGGCATGGCCTCCTATTCCGAAGTGCTGTGGACGGAGCATGAATACACCGCCGACGATGCCGCCTACTATCGGCTGAATGAGGCCCGCAGCTATATTTCTGAAGACAGTAGCCGCTATCGCCGCCCGATTGTGACCCACGTTTATCGGGAGGCGATCGAGCTATACGATCGCCACCTGTACGAAAAAGGCTCCTGCGTGTATCACATGATCCGCCGGGAGTTGGGCGATGAAGAATTCTTCGACGCAGTTCACACCTTTGTCAACGACAATGCCCACAAGACAGTGGAAACGGTTGACCTGCTGCGGGCGATCGAAAAGGCGACCGGGCGGAATTTGCAGTTTTTGTTTGATCAGTATGTCTATCGTGGCGGACATCCCGACTACAAGGTGTCCTATAGCTGGGATGGCGACAGCAAGCTGGCGAAGGTGACGCTGGTGCAAACCCAGGCAACCGATGGCGATACCGATCTTAGAAGTGACTTGTTTGACCTGAAAATTCCCATTGGCTTTGGCTATGCCAAAGAGGAAGAGGGCAAAGGTAAGGACAAGGCGGCCAAGCCCTTGGCGACGCTCAAAACCTTCACTGTGCGGATTCATGAGCGAGAACAGTCCTTCTATTTTCCGCTCGATGAAAAGCCGCAGTTCGTCAGCTTTGATGTCGGCAACCACGTTTTGAAAGAGGTGACGCTGGACTATGGCGTGGCAGAGCTAAAGGCGCAGTTGAAGCATGATCCTGACCCGGTTTCTCGGATCTATGCGGCGATCGCCCTTGCCAAAAAAGGCAATCTGGAAGCCGTAAAAGCCCTGGGTCACGCTTTAGCGCACGATCCGTTTTGGGGCGTGCGGGCAGAGGTGGCCGCAGAACTGGCTTCAATCAAGCTGGATCAATCGCTAGAGGCACTGCTAGAAGGGCTAAAGGATGCCGATGCGCGAGTGCGACGGTCGGTCGTTGAAGCGCTAGCCCAGATAAAAACCCAGGAGAGCTATAAGGCAATTAAAACCGTAGCCGAAAAGGGCGACCCCAGCTACTACGTAGAGGCCGCAGCGCTGCGATCGCTCGGCACGGTGGCTGCCAGCCCGCTCAACGGCAAGTCCAAAGAAGAAAAGGTAATCAAGCTGTTTCGAGAGGTGCTGGACACCCGCGCCGGGTGGAACGAAACGGTTCGCAGTGGGGCAATCGGCGGCTTGAGCAAGCTGAAAGAATCGGCAGCAGCGCTGGAGCTAATTTTGGACTATACGGCGATTGGCACCCCCCAAGCCCTTCGATTGGCCGCAATTCGGGCGCTGGGGCCAGTGTCCCTTGGGCAAGAAAAACCCCAGGTCGAGCGCATTCTCGATCGGCTGCGGGAGTTGTCGGATGAGTCGTTCTTTTTGACCCAGGTGTCCGTGGTGATGGCCCTGGGACAGATGCAAACCACCCGCGCCGCCACAGTGCTGCAATCGCTTGCAGACCGCACCCCCGATGGTCGCGTCCGCCGTATTGCCGAAGAAGCAGTGCAGCGGGTGATGAAAAATGCGGGTCAGGATCAGGCTGTAAAGAAACTTCAACAAGAGCTGGATCAGCTCAAAAAGGACAATCAAACGCTCAAGAGCCGTCTGGAAAGTTTGGAGGCAAAGGCGGCGAAGGGATAGTCTCGGTTTTCACTTTGAAGCCATTGTCTGGAATTTTGAAAATATGGGGTTTTCCCCTGCTTCCACCTGCAAAATGGGCTGCCTATAATGGCGTTCATCTAGGTTAAGAGTCCCGCCTAAATAAGCCTTCTGGGGTGCGTCGTTATGGAGAACCAGAACCCGCCGTTTGCACAGCCCGCCACGCTGATCGAGCAGTCGGGCGATCGCCCAAAAAGCCTGAAAACCAACCCGTTCACAACCTATCGCGATCCACAGACGGGTCGCTGGATCGTGGTTAAGCCCGCTGGATAGAGCGCTCAAGTTTTTTGAGTTGAGTGCATCTGTCCAACCTGCTAGGGTTAATCTCTGTCAAGCAAAAGAGGGACGCAGTTGATAGGCTGTGTCCCTCTTTGTCTTGCTTTATCTATGAACTTATCCGCCGTCTAGTCGCTTGTCGTCTAAGAAGCCACCTTTTCTGCCTCTAGCCGACGGGTGCCGTTGGACACTGAAACGGGCTTAATTGGCGTTTGCATTAAAAACACCAGTAGCGGACTCCGTTGAAACTCGCGGCGCAACTGTCGGCGCAGTTCGGCTTCCAGGGTCGCCTGTAGCTTCGTCCAATCCACGTCAATTTCTCCGTCGCCAAAATTGTGAGTCACCTCTTTCCAGCGATCGCTCAGCACGGTTTCTAAGGTTTGCACCACAGAGCGCTCCAGCCGAGATTTCTCCACGGAGGTCACGACCCCCCGCAGATGGATTGCAGGGACAGACACCAACTCACCATTCCAGCCAATCGTCGCAGCGATCGTCACCACGCCATCTTCGGCAAGCTGTTGCCGCTCTTTCAGCACGCGCTGATGTACCACGCCAGAGCGTGAAGAATCCACCAGTTCGATTCCCGACGGCACTTTACCCGCTACTCGAATGCTGTCCTGGGTCAGTTCCACCACGTCCCCATTGTCAATAATCACCATATTCTCGGCGGGAATGCCCATGCTCTGAGCGGTTTCCGCGTGCTTGACGAGCATTCGATGTTCGCCATGAACGGGCAGGAAGAATTTCGGTCGCGTCAGCGCCAGCATGAGCTTCTGGTCTTCCTGTGCGCCGTGTCCCGAAACGTGGATGCCCTTGTCACGGCCATAAATCACGTTGGCCCCCTGCATCATCAGCTTGTCGATCGTGTTGACGACAGCGATGGTGTTGCCAGGAATCGGATTTGCCGAAAAGATCACCGTATCCCCTTTGCGGATCTGGATCTGCTTGTGTTCCCGATTTGCAATCCGGGTCATTGCAGCCATAGGCTCACCTTGAGACCCCGTACTCAAAATCAGCACGTTCTCGTCGGGCATTTTGTTGGCCATATTGAGCGGCACGAACAAATCGTCCTCGCACTTGATGTAGCCCAGTTTTCGGGCGTGGGCAATGACGTTGAGCATCGAGCGTCCCAACACCGACACGACGCGCCCATGCTTTTTCGCCAGTTCCAAAATCATGTTGACCCGATGCACCGACGAGGCAAAGGTGGTGACAATCAGCCGTCCCTTTGCCTGACTAAAGTGGCGATCGAGATTGGGGAAAACGGAGCGCTCAGATGGAGTGTGTCCGGGTACTTCTGAGTTGGTCGAGTCGCTAATTAGGCACAGGACACCCTTCTCGCCATGCTCTGCAAGACGCTGAATATCGAAGTATTCGCCATCCACAGGCGTATGGTCAAATTTGAAGTCTCCGGTGTGAATCACAACGCCCAAGGGGGTGTGAATTGCCACGCTGAAACTATCCGCAATGGAGTGGGTATTGCGGATATACTCTACCAGGAAATATTTACCAATCCGCACCATTTCACGGGGGCGAACGGTGCGTAGTTCCGTGCGATCGGCAACCCCTGCTTCTTCCAGTTTGTCTTCTAGCAGCGCCATTGCCAGACGTGGCCCGTACATTACCGGAATGTCAAACTGCTTGAGATGAAAGGGAATGCCGCCGATGTGATCTTCGTGTCCATGCGTGACAATCATGCCCTTGATTTTCTGGCGATTTTCGCGCAGGTAAGTGGTGTCAGGCAGCACGATATTTACGCCGTGCATTCCATCGGTGGGAAAGGCCAGACCTGCATCTAGCAACACGATTTCATCAGCATATTCAAACACGCAGGTGTTTTTACCAATTTCATGCAGCCCTCCCAAAGGGATAATTTTGAGGGCGGAGTTTTGGTCGTTTTGACTCATGTAGGTCCTTGATCTAGGTTTGGATTTGAAACTTTAGAGAATTGACAAAAAAGAATTAGAAGGATTGACAAAAAGGTAGCGGCAGTCGAACGCAGCTTTGAAGCCTCCCTCAGATTTACCAAAAACCTGAGATTCCTTAAAAATTGAAGAGAAGATGCCTCTAGGCGATCGCCTCCATATAAATAAACAATAGATAAACAGAATGAAAAACAGGCATTCTTACCTCTTTCAAAAGTGACGAAAAGACTAGAGGAGTTCAAAGTTGGGGGTGTTTCCTGTTGAAGCTAGGACTGTCATCAAAGTCACTTTAATGACAGTTCTAATGTAGTTTTTTAACTCGATCTTTAACTTAAACAACCTAAGGAAGCAAGCCTGATGTGAGATGGTGGAAGGCGTTAGATAAGTCACTGAAGAAGTCTATAAGCTAATAAACAGAAAGATCTCTTTCCTGGCGAAATTAATATTTAGCAGATACGGCCCAGTGCTAAAGGAAGGAAGCAATCCTCAACTTGCGAGACTATAGAGCTTCTACTAAAAGCTTTTACTAAAAGCTTGTACCAATTGATATTCAGTTTTCAAGAAATCTGAGAAAGATGCTTTGGGCGATCGCTCGAAAGTCAGGGTTGACTGAGTGCATTGGCAAGAGTCATCGGGTTATCAATTTCAAAATCTTGCTGCAAGTTCTGCCTCAGTTCTGCATCTAAGAGACTTTGTCCAAATCTATCCAAATCTAAATGTGCCCTTAACCCTTTTGCCGCACCATTGCCTTATGTCAACTCTGTACTTAGCCAAGGCGATACGGATTCTTTGATACCAACCTTCTTAATGTCAATCGGCGGCTGCCAGCTTCTTGCGCTAGCTATTCTCCCGGAACTAGATGCAAATCTGCCATCACCCGGCTTAACAAAGATTCCGTTGCTGCAAGATCATCTGCCAATGGTAACCGAGCATCACCAACTTTCCAACCCTGGAGCCTGAGTGCGGCTTTGATCGGAATTGGGTTCGTAGTCACAAACAGCGCCTTAAACAGAGGAAAGAGTTCGAGATGAATCTGAACCGCACGCTGAACCTGACCCTGCTCATAGGATTGAATCATCTCTTGAAGACTCAGACCCACCAAATGGCTGGCGACACTCACCACGCCTTGCCCCCCTATCGACAGCGTAGGCAATGTCAGAGAGTCATCGCCAGCGTAAATACCGAAGGACATCGGTGTAGAACGTCGAATCTGGCTTACTTGGTCAAGGTTACCACTTGCTTCCTTGACTGCGACCACGTTAGGCAGTTCGGAAAGCCGAACAATGGTTTCAGCGGTGAGATTCTGCCCCGTCCGTCCCGGAATGTTGTACAGCATAATCGCCAGGTCAGGACAGGCCTCGGCGATCGCCCGAAAGTGTTGGTATAACCCTTCCTGGGGCGGCTTGTTATAATACGGGACGACCTGAAGCGATCCATCTAAGCCGAGCTTTTCAGCTTTCTGAGTCGCGGCGATCGCCTCTTTAGTAGAGTTCGATCCAGTTCCCGCTAATATCTTAGCGCGTCCAGCCGCCGCTTTCTGCACAACTTGAAACAGTTGATACTCTTCATCCCAGCTTAATGTCGGCGATTCGCCCGTGGTACCGCATACCACTAACCCATCGCTGCCGTGGGTAACGAGGTAATCAGTCAGAGCTTCGGCAGCGGCATAGTCTACCTCATCATCCGAGGTAAAGGGGGTCACCATTGCCGTAATGACTCGTCCAAACATGGTCATAATCAGGTCTCTAGCTCCAGGATTCGGAAACGCTAGCTCTGTGGCGTGGCGATCGCCCGCTCAGCCGGACGCAGCCAGTCTTTCTCAATCAGCAACTCAGCAATTTGAACCGCATTGAGCGCCGCTCCTTTGCGGATCTGGTCGCCACAGATCCAGAGTTCTAGCCCATTAGGATGGGAAATATCCTGACGAATCCGCCCGACCAGCACCTCATCCCGTCCGGTCGCATCCATCGGCATCGGAAAATAATTTGCCTGCCAGTCTTCCACAAGCTTGACCCCAGGAGCCTGGGACAAGATCTCTCTCGCTTGGTCAGGGCTGAAGGGCGCGGCAAACTCCAGGTTGATGGCTTCGGAATGGGCCCGCAAGACCGGGACGCGAACGCAGGTCGCAGAAATCCGCAAACTTGGCTCTGAAAAAATCTTGCGGGTTTCGTTCACCATTTTCATTTCTTCCTCGCAATACCCTGTTTCAGTCATGGGCGAGTTGTGAGGAAACAGGTTAAACGCCAGCGGATAGGGCAAAACTTCTGGCACAGGCGCTTTGCCGTCCAAAATGGCCTGGCTCTGGAGCCGCACCTCTTCCATCGCTCGTGCCCCGGCTCCACTGGCAGACTGGTAAGTCGCTGCTATGATGCGCTGGACGGGCTGCACGCGATGCAGTGGGTAAACCGCCACGTTCATCAAAATGGTCGTGCAGTTGGGATTTGCAATGATGCCAGAATGCTCGGCCGCTGCGCCAGGGTTGACTTCTGGCACCACCAGGGGGACTGTTGGGTGCATCCGAAAGGCGCTGGAGTTGTCGATCATCACTGCGCCAGCAGCCACAATCCGATCTGCCCAAGCTTTGGAGGTGGAGCCGCCTGCCGAGGCCAGCACGATGTCGATATTGTCGAACGCGCGATCGCCCACCGCTTCTACAGTCAGAGATTCTCCCTGGAACATGAGCGTCTGCCCAGCCGAGCGGGGAGATGCCAGCAGCTTCAAATCAGCCAGCGGAAAGCGGCACTCTTCTAGCAGGCTCAGCAGTTCCGTTCCGACGGCTCCTGTCGCCCCCAAAATGGCAACTCGATAGGATTGCGACAAACTCATTTCCTCCAGTCTTCGGTCATGTAAAACAGTTCAGACAGTGCAAGTAGCGAGTACAAGCAGCAAGCAAGTAGAAGATGTACTGTTGAGTATGCCTTAAGCCAATGCTCAAGCGATAGACGCTTATAGAATTTTGAGGCAACTCTAGAGCCAGTATTCTAACTCATCTGTTTTTCCGGTTTGCTCAGGGCAAAGCACTCAGCAGGATCTGGGAGGCTCGCGCTAACTCCAAAGGTGGCAACGGTGTCAACAGCAAGATGCAGATTGAGACAGAATCCGCTACGATAGCTAATTGCGACGATGCCGAACGGGCTGTTCTGAACAACGCTGCGAGAAATTATCGAATGAAAGTTACCCAGGAAAAACTCCCGGCCAGTCGGCTAGGGCTAGAGATTGAAATTCCCTCCGAGTCTACTTCGCAGGCCTACGAAAAGACCCTGCAACAGCTTATCCGCAATGCCAATATTCCTGGGTTCCGCAAGGGAAAGGTGCCACGCCAGGTTGTTTTGCAGCGCTATGGCACCCGCAGCATCAAGGCGACCGCCATCGAAGATTTGATCGAGGATTCGCTCCGTCAGGTACTTGAGCAAGAAAAGATCGATGCCTTGGGCAATGCAGAACTGCGGTCGTCTCTCGATGAACTGGTGGAGCAATACGAACCGGGCCAGCCGCTGACGGTTTCGCTGTCGATCGACGTTGCGCCAACTGCCAAGCTGGTTAACTACAAAGGGCTAACCGCTCAAGCGGAGGAAATCCTCTATAAACCGGAAAGGGTTGATGAAGTCCTCGAAAGCTATCGAGAGCGATCGGCAACGCGCGTGCCCGTCGAGGGTCGCCCGGCAAAAGAGCACGACATCGCCGTCATCGACTTTTCGGGACAGATCACGGGCGACGAACCGAAGGAAATTCCGGGCGGCAGCGCGACGGACTTCGAGGTAGAACTGTCTGAAGGACGCTTCATTCCTGGGTTTGTGGAAGGCATCATCGGCATGTCGGTCGGAGAGACGAAGGAGATTGAGGCAACATTCCCCGAAGATTACTCGCAGGCA
The Thermoleptolyngbya sichuanensis A183 DNA segment above includes these coding regions:
- a CDS encoding CHASE2 domain-containing protein; this encodes MSSLQQSSHRLWRERRIWLTAIAVTCGVLGLRWLGGLQFLELAALDRAFRLRPADPMDERIVIVGINDIDIQNLRDWPISDRVMADLLQKIKSYQPRAIGLDIYREFSVGEGGDELKAVFRTTPNLIGIEKIPDSTSPGVEPPKLLKQAGQVGFNNVVTDSDNRVRRVILYWGVNGELRRSFALKLALLYLQDWGISTQPAPDNPAEVKLGQSVLRRLGRNDGGYVRADDGGYQILANTRSSGYRTVSLTEVLNGEVDPALMRDRIVLIGSTAESLNDFFFNSYSREMNGTVQRIPGVALHANFISQLLDAALYGRSPLQVWISPVEWIWILGWSLVGAVVSWRFRHPAKLAISLLGSSSLLLGSCYLAFLQGWWIPLVPPLLALVGSSGVITSYIAYLKEELKKSKEFLSSVIHMIPDPVFVKDRQGRWIVLNEAFCRFVGYPLETLLDKTDHDIFPPHQANFLRQHDESVFETGLDSESEEEFTSADGAHYLTATKRSLHKDAAGNTFLVGVIRDITQRKQMEEELRRTAAELVRSNAELKQAQYHLQHLAYHDSLTGLPNRQLLCDRLLQSLLWAQEHDQLVAVLFLDLDGFKHINDTYGHAMGNLLLKAVAQRLSRCLRNSDTVARFGGDEFVVLLPAIPHVQDVTRVAEKILDTLSQSFALEGESIPVTTSIGISLYPTHGDDPETLLKQADLAMYQAKQAGKRQYALPVEVEKRAS
- a CDS encoding M1 family metallopeptidase; this translates as MSQSSRRTIHQSVYQSVYATALDNNGYRSFELPGARPHYNPDRPGQVEHIALDLDLDLAHQRYSGTCAIRLNPVRNGIERLTLDAVKLDIHSVKAGKHKLHFDYDGEQLQVSLKDPTRSGKPITLEITYSNDHPQRGLYFIAPDQHYPQKPVQVWTQGEDEDSRFWFPCFDYPGQLATSEIRVRVPKHLLAISNGELLETIEDGNSKIYHWFQKEVHPTYLMTLAVGDFAELRDEWHGKPVTYYVEKGREDDARRSMGKTPQMIEFFSQTFGYAYPFPKYAQVCVDDFIFGGMENTSTTLLTDRCLIDERAALDNRSTEALVAHELAHQWFGDLVVIKHWSHAWIKEGMASYSEVLWTEHEYTADDAAYYRLNEARSYISEDSSRYRRPIVTHVYREAIELYDRHLYEKGSCVYHMIRRELGDEEFFDAVHTFVNDNAHKTVETVDLLRAIEKATGRNLQFLFDQYVYRGGHPDYKVSYSWDGDSKLAKVTLVQTQATDGDTDLRSDLFDLKIPIGFGYAKEEEGKGKDKAAKPLATLKTFTVRIHEREQSFYFPLDEKPQFVSFDVGNHVLKEVTLDYGVAELKAQLKHDPDPVSRIYAAIALAKKGNLEAVKALGHALAHDPFWGVRAEVAAELASIKLDQSLEALLEGLKDADARVRRSVVEALAQIKTQESYKAIKTVAEKGDPSYYVEAAALRSLGTVAASPLNGKSKEEKVIKLFREVLDTRAGWNETVRSGAIGGLSKLKESAAALELILDYTAIGTPQALRLAAIRALGPVSLGQEKPQVERILDRLRELSDESFFLTQVSVVMALGQMQTTRAATVLQSLADRTPDGRVRRIAEEAVQRVMKNAGQDQAVKKLQQELDQLKKDNQTLKSRLESLEAKAAKG
- a CDS encoding FAD-binding oxidoreductase, with protein sequence MSKFVSSLQSLVGAEQLSVWERVAPALKAQLSQAIAPGGIPECIVEPDSPAQLAAVVKELHAQKGRSLPFGTGTKLHWGGVSDSIQVGISTARMNQLIDHAAGDLTVTAQAGMRLADLQAHLARQNQFLPLNPSYGDAATLGGIIATADSGSLRHRYGGVRDLLIGVTLVRADGEIARAGGRVVKNVAGYDLMKLFTGSWGTLGILTEVTFRVYPLPEASKTLVLAGEREAIARVTQALLSSALAPVAVELVAPAAMQHLGHAGLGLVVQFQGLAVSLDAQAAQFRQFAQSAALVESTYTDAAEASLWQTLQALWETTPSLTCKIGVLPNQAAATLEKIADQFPSLSYGTIHAGSGLGLLRFADPPSTSHLLDLRRLCEAQGGFLSLLAAPVDLKQQIDGWGYPGNALGLMRGIKQQFDPDRLLSPGRFVGGI